The proteins below come from a single Salvelinus fontinalis isolate EN_2023a chromosome 1, ASM2944872v1, whole genome shotgun sequence genomic window:
- the LOC129833808 gene encoding prolyl 4-hydroxylase subunit alpha-1-like, translated as MLSGIRPLCGSAKMELRGVCYVLLTCLLYTSSADKDFFTSIGQMTDLLYTEKDLVTSLKDYIRAEEDKLEQVKKWAEKLDVLSATATQDPEGFLGHPVNAFKLMKRLNTEWGELESLVLKDMSDGFISNLTIQRQYFPNDDDQTGAAKALMRLQDTYRLDTHTISSGDLPGTNKDVAMSPMTVEDCFELGKIAYSDADYYHTELWMEQALKQLDGGEESSVDMVTILDYLSYSIYQQGELERALDYTKRLLKLDSAHQRANGNLKYFEYQLAKQNKVEAEEGQKEKEKREREKREASDKKGRPADYLPERRKYEQLCRGEGIKMTPRRQSRMFCRYSDNNRHPLYVLGPVKQEDEWDRPRIIRYHDILSNSEIEKVKELAKPRLRRATISNPITGVLETAHYRISKSAWLTAYEDPVVDKINQRIEDITGLNVKTAEELQVANYGVGGQYEPHFDFGRKDEPDAFKELGTGNRIATWLIYMSDVPSGGATVFTDVGAAVWPKKGSAVFWYNLFASGEGDYSTRHAACPVLVGNKWVSNKWMHERGQEFRRRCTLNESE; from the exons ATGCTGAGCGGAATAAG ACCCCTGTGCGGCAGTGCAAAGATGGAGTTGAGGGGAGTCTGTTATGTGTTGTTGACCTGTCTACTCTACACGTCCTCCGCTGACAAAGATTTCTTCACTTCCATCG GTCAGATGACCGATCTGCTGTACACAGAGAAGGACCTGGTCACCTCTCTGAAGGATTACATCAGAGCTGAGGAGGACAAACTAGAGCAGGTCAAAAA GTGGGCTGAGAAGCTGGATGTGTTGTCGGCCACAGCCACTCAGGACCCAGAAGGCTTCCTGGGCCACCCGGTCAACGCCTTCAAGCTGATGAAGAGGCTCAACACAGAGTGGGGAGAGCTGGAGAGCCTGGTCCTCAAGGACATGTCTGATG GGTTCATCTCTAACCTGACCATCCAGAGACAGTACTTCCCCAATGATGACGACCAGACGGGGGCAGCCAAGGCCCTGATGAGGCTTCAGGACACCTACCGgctggacacacacaccatctcctcAGGGGATCTTCCTG GAACCAATAAGGATGTCGCTATGAGCCCTATGACAGTGGAGGACTGCTTTGAGCTGGGGAAGATCGCCTACTCTGATGCTGACTACTACCACACAGAGCTGTGGATGGAGCAGGCCCTGAAACAGCTGGACGGGGGAGAGGAGTCCAGCGTGGACATGGTAACCATCCTAGACTACCTCAGCTACTCCATCTACCAGCAGGGGGAGCTAGAGAGAGCCTTGGACTACACCAAGAGACTACTCAAATTGG ACTCTGCCCACCAGCGAGCCAACGGAAACCTGAAGTACTTTGAGTACCAGCTGGCCAAGCAGAACAAGGTGGAGGCGGAGGAGGgccagaaggagaaggagaagagagagcgggagaagaGAGAGGCATCTGACAAGAAGGGCAGACCTGCAGACTACCTGCCTGAGAGGAGGAAATATGAACAGCTGTGTCGTGGCGAAGGCATCAAGATG ACCCCGCGTCGCCAGAGTCGTATGTTCTGTCGTTACTCTGACAACAACCGCCACCCCCTGTACGTGCTGGGTCCCGTCAAGCAGGAGGACGAGTGGGACCGCCCACGCATCATCCGTTACCACGACATCCTCTCCAACAGCGAGATCGAGAAGGTCAAAGAGCTTGCCAAACCCAGG CTGCGCCGGGCCACCATCTCCAACCCCATTACTGGTGTACTGGAGACCGCTCACTATCGCATCAGCAAGAG TGCATGGCTAACCGCCTACGAAGATCCAGTAGTGGACAAGATAAACCAGCGCATTGAGGATATCACCGGCTTGAATGTCAAGACTGCAGAGGAGCTACAG gTGGCAAATTACGGCGTGGGCGGGCAATACGAGCCCCACTTTGACTTTGGACGG AAAGATGAACCGGATGCATTTAAGGAGCTGGGCACCGGGAACCGTATCGCCACCTGGCTCATTTAC ATGAGTGACGTGCCTTCAGGGGGAGCCACTGTCTTTACTGATGTGGGAGCTGCAGTGTGGCCCAAAAAG ggaagtgcAGTGTTCTGGTATAACCTGTTTGCCAGTGGAGAGGGTGACTACAGCACGCGGCACGCGGCCTGCCCAGTCCTAGTGGGCAACAAGTGGG TGTCTAACAAGTGGATGCACGAGCGAGGCCAGGAGTTCAGAAGACGTTGCACTCTGAACGAGTCAGAATGA
- the LOC129833978 gene encoding arginase-1-like isoform X1 — MYSVSRHRIMVLIKSSRGLQLAFRIYKRSHHHSVGIIGAPFSKGQPRDGVEKGPDLIRSAGLVEKLRAQGCAVKDYGNVTFEEVANDEPIGNVKRPRAVGNANQRLSAAVHAVKNDGHTCVMLGGDHSLAIGSIQGHAAAKKDLSVVWVDAHADINTPLTSPTGNIHGQPMSYLIHELHSKIPVLPNFSWIKPCVSAKDIVYIGLRDVDPEEHHILMLLGIKGYSMTEVDRLGISKVMEETCDYIFSKVKKPIHLSYDIDALDPSISPATGTPVVGGLTYREGIYITEHICQTGMLSAVDMVEVNPKRGKTEDEISSTVNTAVDLIRGCFGKLREGNHPADYKMPLP; from the exons ATGTACAGTGTGTCCCGGCACAGGATAATGGTCCTTATAAAGAGCTCGAGAGGATTGCAACTCGCCTTCCGAATTTATAAGCGAAGTCATCATCACTCAGTTGGAATTATTGGAGCGCCTTTTTCAAAAGGACAG CCGAGGGATGGTGTGGAGAAAGGACCAGACCTCATTCGCTCCGCCGGATTGGTGGAAAAGCTCAGAGCGCAAG GCTGTGCAGTCAAAGACTATGGCAACGTGACGTTTGAGGAGGTGGCCAACGACGAGCCCATAGGCAATGTGAAGAGACCCAGAGCGGTGGGCAACGCCAACCAACGTCTGTCTGCTGCCGTCCACGCCGTGAAGAATGACGGACACACCTGTGTGATGCTGGGAGGAGaccacag TTTGGCGATAGGCTCGATCCAGGGGCATGCAGCAGCTAAGAAGGACCTCAGTGTGGTATGGGTGGACGCCCATGcagacatcaacacacccctGACCTCCCCTACAGGCAATATCCACGGACAGCCCATGTCCTACCTCATCCATGAGCTGCATTCCAAG ATTCCAGTTCTGCCCAACTTCTCCTGGATAAAGCCATGTGTATCAGCCAAAGACATAGTCTACATTGGCTTGAGAGACGTGGACCCAGAAGAGCA CCATATCCTGATGTTGCTGGGTATCAAAGGTTACTCCATGACCGAGGTGGATCGCCTTGGAATATCCAAAGTGATGGAGGAGACGTGTGACTACATCTTCTCAAA GGTGAAGAAGCCCATCCATCTGAGCTATGACATCGATGCCCTGGACCCATCCATCTCCCCGGCCACAGGAACCCCAGTAGTGGGAGGGCTGACCTACAGAGAGGGAATCTACATCACAGAGCACATCTGTCAGACAG ggatgctgtctGCAGTGGACATGGTGGAGGTGAACCCAAAGAGAGGCAAGACAGAGGATGAGATCAGCTCCACGGTCAACACTGCAGTAGATCTGATACGTGGCTGCTTCGGAAAGCTCCGGGAGGGAAACCACCCTGCAGACTACAAGATGCCCCTGCCTTGA
- the LOC129833978 gene encoding arginase, hepatic-like isoform X4 codes for MVHCNYYGCAVKDYGNVTFEEVANDEPIGNVKRPRAVGNANQRLSAAVHAVKNDGHTCVMLGGDHSLAIGSIQGHAAAKKDLSVVWVDAHADINTPLTSPTGNIHGQPMSYLIHELHSKIPVLPNFSWIKPCVSAKDIVYIGLRDVDPEEHHILMLLGIKGYSMTEVDRLGISKVMEETCDYIFSKVKKPIHLSYDIDALDPSISPATGTPVVGGLTYREGIYITEHICQTGMLSAVDMVEVNPKRGKTEDEISSTVNTAVDLIRGCFGKLREGNHPADYKMPLP; via the exons ATGGTACATTGTAATTACTATG GCTGTGCAGTCAAAGACTATGGCAACGTGACGTTTGAGGAGGTGGCCAACGACGAGCCCATAGGCAATGTGAAGAGACCCAGAGCGGTGGGCAACGCCAACCAACGTCTGTCTGCTGCCGTCCACGCCGTGAAGAATGACGGACACACCTGTGTGATGCTGGGAGGAGaccacag TTTGGCGATAGGCTCGATCCAGGGGCATGCAGCAGCTAAGAAGGACCTCAGTGTGGTATGGGTGGACGCCCATGcagacatcaacacacccctGACCTCCCCTACAGGCAATATCCACGGACAGCCCATGTCCTACCTCATCCATGAGCTGCATTCCAAG ATTCCAGTTCTGCCCAACTTCTCCTGGATAAAGCCATGTGTATCAGCCAAAGACATAGTCTACATTGGCTTGAGAGACGTGGACCCAGAAGAGCA CCATATCCTGATGTTGCTGGGTATCAAAGGTTACTCCATGACCGAGGTGGATCGCCTTGGAATATCCAAAGTGATGGAGGAGACGTGTGACTACATCTTCTCAAA GGTGAAGAAGCCCATCCATCTGAGCTATGACATCGATGCCCTGGACCCATCCATCTCCCCGGCCACAGGAACCCCAGTAGTGGGAGGGCTGACCTACAGAGAGGGAATCTACATCACAGAGCACATCTGTCAGACAG ggatgctgtctGCAGTGGACATGGTGGAGGTGAACCCAAAGAGAGGCAAGACAGAGGATGAGATCAGCTCCACGGTCAACACTGCAGTAGATCTGATACGTGGCTGCTTCGGAAAGCTCCGGGAGGGAAACCACCCTGCAGACTACAAGATGCCCCTGCCTTGA
- the LOC129833978 gene encoding arginase-1-like isoform X2, whose product MVLIKSSRGLQLAFRIYKRSHHHSVGIIGAPFSKGQPRDGVEKGPDLIRSAGLVEKLRAQGCAVKDYGNVTFEEVANDEPIGNVKRPRAVGNANQRLSAAVHAVKNDGHTCVMLGGDHSLAIGSIQGHAAAKKDLSVVWVDAHADINTPLTSPTGNIHGQPMSYLIHELHSKIPVLPNFSWIKPCVSAKDIVYIGLRDVDPEEHHILMLLGIKGYSMTEVDRLGISKVMEETCDYIFSKVKKPIHLSYDIDALDPSISPATGTPVVGGLTYREGIYITEHICQTGMLSAVDMVEVNPKRGKTEDEISSTVNTAVDLIRGCFGKLREGNHPADYKMPLP is encoded by the exons ATGGTCCTTATAAAGAGCTCGAGAGGATTGCAACTCGCCTTCCGAATTTATAAGCGAAGTCATCATCACTCAGTTGGAATTATTGGAGCGCCTTTTTCAAAAGGACAG CCGAGGGATGGTGTGGAGAAAGGACCAGACCTCATTCGCTCCGCCGGATTGGTGGAAAAGCTCAGAGCGCAAG GCTGTGCAGTCAAAGACTATGGCAACGTGACGTTTGAGGAGGTGGCCAACGACGAGCCCATAGGCAATGTGAAGAGACCCAGAGCGGTGGGCAACGCCAACCAACGTCTGTCTGCTGCCGTCCACGCCGTGAAGAATGACGGACACACCTGTGTGATGCTGGGAGGAGaccacag TTTGGCGATAGGCTCGATCCAGGGGCATGCAGCAGCTAAGAAGGACCTCAGTGTGGTATGGGTGGACGCCCATGcagacatcaacacacccctGACCTCCCCTACAGGCAATATCCACGGACAGCCCATGTCCTACCTCATCCATGAGCTGCATTCCAAG ATTCCAGTTCTGCCCAACTTCTCCTGGATAAAGCCATGTGTATCAGCCAAAGACATAGTCTACATTGGCTTGAGAGACGTGGACCCAGAAGAGCA CCATATCCTGATGTTGCTGGGTATCAAAGGTTACTCCATGACCGAGGTGGATCGCCTTGGAATATCCAAAGTGATGGAGGAGACGTGTGACTACATCTTCTCAAA GGTGAAGAAGCCCATCCATCTGAGCTATGACATCGATGCCCTGGACCCATCCATCTCCCCGGCCACAGGAACCCCAGTAGTGGGAGGGCTGACCTACAGAGAGGGAATCTACATCACAGAGCACATCTGTCAGACAG ggatgctgtctGCAGTGGACATGGTGGAGGTGAACCCAAAGAGAGGCAAGACAGAGGATGAGATCAGCTCCACGGTCAACACTGCAGTAGATCTGATACGTGGCTGCTTCGGAAAGCTCCGGGAGGGAAACCACCCTGCAGACTACAAGATGCCCCTGCCTTGA
- the LOC129833978 gene encoding arginase, hepatic-like isoform X3 has product MSLIPLMYMDGCAVKDYGNVTFEEVANDEPIGNVKRPRAVGNANQRLSAAVHAVKNDGHTCVMLGGDHSLAIGSIQGHAAAKKDLSVVWVDAHADINTPLTSPTGNIHGQPMSYLIHELHSKIPVLPNFSWIKPCVSAKDIVYIGLRDVDPEEHHILMLLGIKGYSMTEVDRLGISKVMEETCDYIFSKVKKPIHLSYDIDALDPSISPATGTPVVGGLTYREGIYITEHICQTGMLSAVDMVEVNPKRGKTEDEISSTVNTAVDLIRGCFGKLREGNHPADYKMPLP; this is encoded by the exons atgagtttgataccCCTGATGTACATGGATG GCTGTGCAGTCAAAGACTATGGCAACGTGACGTTTGAGGAGGTGGCCAACGACGAGCCCATAGGCAATGTGAAGAGACCCAGAGCGGTGGGCAACGCCAACCAACGTCTGTCTGCTGCCGTCCACGCCGTGAAGAATGACGGACACACCTGTGTGATGCTGGGAGGAGaccacag TTTGGCGATAGGCTCGATCCAGGGGCATGCAGCAGCTAAGAAGGACCTCAGTGTGGTATGGGTGGACGCCCATGcagacatcaacacacccctGACCTCCCCTACAGGCAATATCCACGGACAGCCCATGTCCTACCTCATCCATGAGCTGCATTCCAAG ATTCCAGTTCTGCCCAACTTCTCCTGGATAAAGCCATGTGTATCAGCCAAAGACATAGTCTACATTGGCTTGAGAGACGTGGACCCAGAAGAGCA CCATATCCTGATGTTGCTGGGTATCAAAGGTTACTCCATGACCGAGGTGGATCGCCTTGGAATATCCAAAGTGATGGAGGAGACGTGTGACTACATCTTCTCAAA GGTGAAGAAGCCCATCCATCTGAGCTATGACATCGATGCCCTGGACCCATCCATCTCCCCGGCCACAGGAACCCCAGTAGTGGGAGGGCTGACCTACAGAGAGGGAATCTACATCACAGAGCACATCTGTCAGACAG ggatgctgtctGCAGTGGACATGGTGGAGGTGAACCCAAAGAGAGGCAAGACAGAGGATGAGATCAGCTCCACGGTCAACACTGCAGTAGATCTGATACGTGGCTGCTTCGGAAAGCTCCGGGAGGGAAACCACCCTGCAGACTACAAGATGCCCCTGCCTTGA